The following are encoded together in the Acetobacter vaccinii genome:
- a CDS encoding P1 family peptidase, which translates to MDGYLSDIDGIQVGHAQDMAIRSGVSVIRFARPAVASISITGGAPALRDTALLEPEMMVERIHAIVLSGGSVYGLDATSGVQSVLRDEFARLPSVEGKIRVPIVVQASLFDLANGGDKAWTTSPYAALGREAALAASTTPVPLGTVGAGTGATTSTLRGGLGSASQITPQGYTVSALIAVNAIGSGTVGDGPHFWSAPFEKEAEFGGLGLPQPCTDDDMRLRIKPNHVTGTTIGVVATDATLTPAQAKRLAILGQDGVARAILPAHLPQDGDTIFGVSTESKPAPDLVAFCDILQAATLVVARAIARGIHQATPMGWQGCVPSWAERFGPTATAKGHRA; encoded by the coding sequence ATGGACGGGTACCTCAGCGATATAGACGGCATACAGGTTGGCCATGCGCAGGACATGGCCATACGCAGCGGGGTTAGCGTTATCCGCTTTGCACGCCCTGCCGTGGCCTCCATCAGCATTACCGGTGGCGCGCCTGCCCTGCGGGATACAGCGTTGCTGGAGCCTGAGATGATGGTAGAGCGCATTCACGCTATTGTCCTGTCCGGCGGGTCGGTTTACGGGCTGGATGCAACCTCTGGCGTGCAGTCCGTCCTGCGGGATGAGTTCGCCCGCCTCCCGTCTGTCGAAGGCAAGATCCGGGTTCCTATTGTTGTGCAGGCCAGCCTGTTCGACCTTGCCAACGGCGGCGACAAAGCCTGGACAACATCCCCCTACGCCGCATTGGGCCGCGAGGCCGCACTGGCCGCAAGCACCACCCCTGTCCCGCTTGGTACCGTGGGGGCTGGTACAGGGGCAACCACCTCCACCCTACGGGGTGGCCTGGGCAGTGCCAGCCAGATCACGCCCCAGGGCTACACAGTTTCCGCCCTTATTGCCGTCAACGCCATTGGCAGCGGTACAGTTGGGGATGGCCCCCATTTCTGGAGCGCGCCTTTTGAAAAAGAGGCTGAATTTGGCGGCCTGGGCCTCCCCCAGCCCTGCACGGATGATGACATGCGCCTGCGCATCAAGCCCAACCATGTCACCGGTACGACCATAGGCGTTGTGGCGACCGATGCCACACTCACACCCGCACAAGCCAAACGGTTGGCCATTCTGGGGCAGGATGGCGTGGCCAGGGCGATCCTGCCAGCCCACCTGCCGCAGGATGGTGATACGATTTTTGGTGTTTCAACCGAAAGCAAACCTGCCCCCGATCTGGTTGCCTTCTGCGATATCCTGCAAGCGGCAACCCTTGTTGTGGCCCGCGCCATTGCCCGGGGCATCCATCAGGCCACCCCCATGGGCTGGCAGGGCTGTGTACCAAGCTGGGCAGAACGCTTTGGCCCCACCGCGACCGCAAAAGGACACCGGGCATGA
- a CDS encoding alpha/beta fold hydrolase: MTSQRQDYELATAPGRSVHVTTRQAQSDTTLFFIHGGGGNKEQWREQIRHFSNQPFNSVAWDAFGHGRSPTSRREEDFHASAFIHDLATVFARHKTQKNIVIAHSFGCRLFLAWLLQEWSRHQTLPVDGAVLLGPAPHETRRKGLFGNWMDNLPLPAMELLRPMLGKRFEKLAWHESADPALLRHERLATRGNSLFMMRAMLENAPVFPASALRALPDFPLALLGGQHDGLVPATTLEAIQAARAGSTSTILADCAHQIMLEKPEDTNAAIERIIQQATARA; encoded by the coding sequence ATGACCTCCCAACGACAAGATTATGAACTGGCCACTGCTCCGGGTCGGTCCGTGCATGTCACCACCCGACAGGCCCAGTCAGACACAACGCTTTTCTTTATTCATGGTGGAGGGGGCAACAAGGAGCAATGGCGCGAACAAATCCGCCATTTCAGCAACCAACCCTTCAATAGTGTTGCGTGGGATGCGTTCGGTCATGGTCGCAGCCCGACCTCCCGACGGGAGGAGGACTTTCACGCCAGTGCCTTCATCCATGATCTGGCAACGGTTTTTGCGCGGCACAAGACACAGAAAAACATTGTCATTGCCCATTCCTTCGGCTGCCGCCTGTTTCTGGCATGGCTTTTGCAGGAATGGTCGCGCCACCAGACCCTGCCCGTGGACGGTGCCGTCCTGCTTGGCCCGGCCCCGCATGAAACACGACGCAAAGGGCTTTTTGGCAACTGGATGGACAACCTGCCACTCCCCGCCATGGAACTCCTGCGCCCCATGCTGGGCAAACGCTTTGAAAAACTCGCCTGGCATGAAAGCGCAGACCCGGCTCTGCTACGCCACGAGCGCCTGGCAACCCGCGGGAACAGCCTGTTCATGATGCGGGCCATGCTAGAAAACGCACCGGTTTTTCCAGCTTCCGCCCTGCGCGCCCTGCCGGACTTTCCCCTGGCCCTTCTGGGCGGGCAGCATGACGGGCTTGTGCCTGCCACAACGCTTGAGGCCATACAGGCCGCCAGAGCAGGCTCCACCAGCACAATCCTTGCAGACTGCGCCCACCAGATCATGCTGGAAAAGCCTGAGGACACAAACGCAGCGATTGAGCGCATTATCCAGCAAGCAACGGCCAGAGCATGA
- a CDS encoding tetratricopeptide repeat protein: MTDTAHKALRDCLGNTTSIHTPEALAGVNDFILGFLGYNKRIVKILDTAKIYSDGLVHIYAGLLWMLSETGDTPTAARQHAHQARLAPALNDRERLLLSTLEYWLEDDMPAVLQCLKDILQLWPHDFIALKIHQYDDFNNGRALDMLRVTELCLQAGAQNAHFHGMRAFAYEQCHQLDHAERAARRALALDPREAWAQHALAHVMLTQGRIEEGAAFLNAQAQGWEDLTSFLYTHLWWHKALFHISLGQAETALHIYDQHCWARDRTFSQDQAGAVSLLLRLEFAGVETAARWQDLGPYLAQRKHDVSQPFLSLHYLYGLLRAGRPEGEELLQTIRQLAANRNGGSTAAAWREVGLGLAEALAAHAQNRLHDVLPQLDPVLGRIEQIGGSHAQRDLFEQLALDTLLRTGQDGRAQQVLEGRRRYTPDDVPANHTLAQLYRRNGLEELAQEAQARLP, from the coding sequence ATGACAGACACCGCACACAAAGCCCTGCGTGACTGCCTTGGCAACACCACCAGCATCCACACGCCTGAAGCTCTGGCGGGGGTCAATGACTTCATTCTGGGCTTTCTGGGCTACAACAAGCGTATCGTAAAAATTCTTGATACCGCAAAAATCTATTCCGATGGTCTGGTACACATCTACGCCGGTCTGTTGTGGATGCTGTCAGAAACGGGGGACACACCCACTGCTGCCCGCCAGCATGCTCATCAGGCCCGCCTGGCCCCGGCACTGAACGACAGGGAGCGCCTGCTCCTGAGCACGCTGGAATACTGGCTGGAGGACGACATGCCAGCCGTGCTCCAGTGTTTGAAAGATATTTTGCAGCTCTGGCCGCATGATTTCATCGCCCTAAAAATTCATCAGTATGATGACTTTAACAACGGCCGCGCTCTGGACATGCTGCGTGTGACAGAACTGTGCTTGCAGGCAGGAGCGCAAAACGCCCATTTCCATGGCATGCGCGCCTTTGCCTATGAGCAATGCCACCAGCTTGACCACGCTGAACGCGCAGCGCGGCGTGCATTGGCGCTAGACCCGCGTGAAGCCTGGGCACAGCACGCACTGGCCCATGTTATGCTGACACAGGGGCGGATAGAGGAAGGGGCAGCTTTTCTCAACGCGCAGGCACAGGGCTGGGAGGATCTGACATCCTTCCTTTACACCCATCTGTGGTGGCACAAGGCGCTCTTTCATATCAGCCTTGGGCAGGCCGAGACCGCACTGCATATCTACGACCAGCACTGCTGGGCACGGGATCGCACATTTTCGCAGGATCAGGCGGGTGCTGTGTCCCTATTGCTCCGGCTTGAATTCGCCGGGGTGGAGACCGCAGCGCGCTGGCAGGATCTTGGTCCGTATCTTGCCCAGCGGAAACACGATGTTTCACAACCGTTTCTCAGCCTGCACTATCTTTACGGGCTCCTCAGGGCAGGCCGTCCGGAAGGGGAGGAACTCCTCCAGACCATTCGCCAGCTTGCCGCAAACCGCAACGGTGGTTCCACAGCCGCAGCATGGCGGGAGGTGGGGCTAGGACTGGCTGAAGCCCTGGCCGCCCACGCCCAGAACCGCCTGCATGATGTGCTACCACAACTTGACCCCGTACTGGGCAGGATCGAGCAGATCGGCGGTAGCCATGCCCAGCGCGACCTGTTTGAACAACTGGCGCTGGATACTCTACTCCGCACCGGCCAGGACGGTCGTGCCCAGCAGGTGCTGGAAGGCAGGCGGCGCTATACACCTGATGATGTGCCTGCCAACCACACCCTGGCGCAGCTTTACCGCCGCAACGGGTTGGAAGAACTGGCGCAGGAAGCTCAAGCACGCCTGCCATAA
- a CDS encoding siderophore-interacting protein, which translates to MPISHASSTPVITRVRHELAVRTLDVLAVTRLTPHMIRVTLGGAELEGFASAAPDDHIKIMVPDQDGTIVRRDYTPRHYDRETGTLLLDFVDHEGGPAAAWARSVVPGGTLQIGGPRGSQVIGGEIRHWLLIGDETALPAIGRRVEELPAHTTVTTLVAVPGPEDEQVFATAAQHTAHWVHRPVAQADQAEGLLAALEKIVIPEGTFVWVGAEASVAKAVRHVVQEQRQHPVAWLKASGYWLKGQADASVKDIGPQS; encoded by the coding sequence ATGCCAATTTCACATGCTTCCTCCACACCCGTTATTACCCGTGTCCGGCACGAGCTTGCTGTTCGCACTCTGGATGTGCTGGCCGTCACACGTCTGACACCCCATATGATCCGGGTCACACTGGGGGGGGCGGAACTGGAAGGTTTTGCCAGTGCCGCTCCGGATGACCACATCAAGATCATGGTGCCTGATCAGGACGGCACCATTGTCCGCCGGGACTATACCCCCCGCCATTATGACCGGGAGACCGGCACCCTGCTGCTGGACTTTGTTGACCACGAGGGCGGGCCTGCTGCCGCGTGGGCACGCAGTGTTGTGCCGGGTGGCACATTGCAGATTGGTGGGCCACGTGGGTCGCAGGTTATTGGCGGGGAAATCCGCCACTGGCTGCTGATCGGGGACGAGACAGCCCTGCCAGCCATAGGCCGCCGGGTGGAAGAACTGCCCGCCCACACCACGGTGACAACGCTTGTTGCCGTGCCGGGGCCGGAGGATGAACAGGTTTTTGCAACTGCCGCCCAGCATACCGCGCATTGGGTCCATAGGCCGGTGGCACAGGCAGATCAGGCGGAGGGCCTTCTTGCCGCGCTTGAAAAAATTGTTATTCCGGAAGGCACATTTGTCTGGGTCGGAGCGGAGGCCAGCGTTGCCAAGGCTGTCAGGCATGTGGTGCAGGAACAGCGCCAGCACCCGGTCGCTTGGCTCAAGGCATCAGGCTACTGGCTGAAAGGGCAGGCGGATGCCTCCGTCAAGGATATTGGCCCCCAGTCCTGA
- a CDS encoding DMT family transporter has translation MDPRTLISGMALALGAYASFSISDAFSKLLAGQLDPFEVAFSGGVFGFLILPFICKPHESYLDIVRPQQKAMWFLRAACVFVATAASVEAFMLLPMPEALSLMFLMPLFVTILSVVLLKEKVTAWAWLAVVLGFVGVLIVLRPGVRPLNLGHLCALLAAVANAGSVIAYRLASTEGVRLSLFGSSLIGPLVGNGVLMGLHARWPASVEAWVYLFGYGFLAALGQLLMMLATARAPANRVALPQYTQMIWGVVLSYLVFKQPLDSWTFVGIFVLTISGMLNWIRQRIRYERMAMKERMERKKARKAGAVAASTGS, from the coding sequence ATGGACCCAAGAACCCTTATCTCCGGCATGGCGCTGGCGTTGGGAGCTTACGCTTCCTTTTCGATCAGCGATGCTTTTTCCAAACTTCTTGCCGGGCAGCTTGACCCTTTTGAAGTTGCATTTTCAGGTGGCGTTTTCGGGTTTCTGATCCTGCCGTTCATCTGCAAACCGCATGAATCCTACCTCGACATCGTGCGTCCACAGCAGAAAGCCATGTGGTTCCTGCGGGCAGCCTGTGTGTTTGTGGCCACAGCTGCCAGTGTGGAAGCCTTCATGCTACTACCCATGCCAGAAGCATTGTCGCTGATGTTTCTGATGCCGCTGTTTGTCACCATTCTTTCTGTCGTGCTACTTAAAGAGAAAGTGACAGCCTGGGCATGGCTGGCTGTTGTTCTTGGTTTTGTCGGGGTTCTCATTGTCCTGCGCCCTGGGGTGCGACCGCTCAACCTTGGGCATTTATGCGCTCTGCTTGCCGCTGTCGCCAACGCAGGCAGTGTTATTGCCTACCGGCTTGCCAGCACCGAGGGCGTTCGGCTGTCGCTCTTTGGCTCCAGCCTGATCGGCCCTCTGGTCGGCAATGGTGTGCTTATGGGCCTGCACGCAAGATGGCCTGCCAGTGTGGAAGCATGGGTCTATCTGTTTGGCTATGGTTTTCTGGCCGCATTGGGCCAGTTGCTGATGATGCTGGCCACTGCCCGCGCCCCGGCAAACCGGGTAGCCTTGCCTCAATACACCCAGATGATCTGGGGCGTGGTGCTGAGTTACCTTGTGTTCAAACAGCCTTTGGATAGCTGGACATTCGTTGGTATTTTCGTGCTGACCATTTCGGGCATGCTCAACTGGATCAGACAACGCATCCGCTACGAGCGCATGGCCATGAAGGAACGCATGGAACGCAAAAAAGCGCGCAAGGCTGGTGCCGTCGCGGCCAGCACAGGCTCCTGA
- a CDS encoding TolC family protein: MTSYRFFPVFAGVLVLAGCATSELSTAPSSPSQPWAPEVTTDGGLSLSRGGAGRHGLVLPSGFTLPSDPSVVAQAASPTLPEQNGHAYTLAELIDVAQSSNPQTRRAWNTARDAALAVGIIKSTYLPYLSATVVGGWSHSSSQTSDVTLDAGNYGSISADGLPQRRGGGSGSVETLSLKWLLFDFGRREALVRSAKEAQLATNVLFTGAHQKIIYGVSIAFYTHAAATARSHLLQEAVRNARRVQAAAEARLQQGQGTIVDVTQARQLTAQVTLRQVKAEGDDEDTYLALLTAAGVSANAHIALADVSGRSLTPADATLSDDMIKSAVARRPDVLAAYAAARSARNRITAARDAFRPSIFMTGNVSYMSGGLNLTSVPGAGNDSTSTLNMSGNRFSTLILGGITVPIFDGGLRAALLKRAQDQSDSADATLRQAVNDSIQQIVTAQSALHTSLSAYSAAQTLHTAAQTSFDAALTSYRSGVGSVTQTEIACNGLLDAQINQADAYYASLIAAASLAFATGAIDQGNASHAPALTPPV; this comes from the coding sequence ATGACATCCTATCGGTTTTTTCCTGTCTTTGCCGGGGTGCTTGTCTTGGCAGGCTGCGCCACGTCGGAACTGTCAACAGCCCCCAGCAGCCCCAGCCAGCCCTGGGCGCCGGAGGTCACAACAGACGGAGGGCTGTCCCTGTCCCGTGGGGGTGCGGGGCGGCATGGTCTTGTGCTGCCGTCGGGCTTTACCCTGCCGTCCGACCCCAGTGTGGTGGCGCAGGCAGCATCGCCCACATTGCCGGAGCAGAATGGCCACGCCTATACGCTGGCGGAACTGATCGATGTTGCCCAGTCCTCCAACCCGCAAACCCGACGGGCCTGGAATACCGCGCGGGATGCGGCTCTTGCTGTGGGGATTATCAAGTCTACCTATCTACCGTATCTGAGTGCGACTGTTGTTGGTGGGTGGTCTCATAGCAGCAGTCAGACATCCGACGTCACGCTGGATGCTGGTAATTATGGGTCGATCTCGGCCGATGGTCTGCCCCAGCGTCGGGGTGGTGGCAGTGGCAGTGTGGAAACACTGAGCCTGAAGTGGCTGCTCTTTGATTTTGGCCGTCGTGAAGCCTTGGTCAGAAGCGCCAAGGAGGCCCAGCTTGCCACCAATGTGCTGTTTACAGGGGCCCACCAGAAAATCATTTATGGTGTCAGCATTGCGTTCTATACGCATGCCGCCGCCACAGCCCGGTCCCACCTGTTGCAGGAAGCCGTGCGGAATGCCCGCCGGGTTCAGGCCGCTGCCGAGGCCCGGTTGCAGCAGGGGCAGGGCACTATTGTGGATGTTACCCAGGCCCGCCAGCTGACTGCCCAGGTCACTTTGCGGCAGGTCAAGGCGGAAGGGGATGATGAAGACACCTATCTGGCGCTGCTGACTGCCGCAGGTGTTTCCGCCAACGCCCATATTGCTCTGGCGGATGTATCGGGCCGCAGCCTGACCCCGGCGGATGCAACCCTGAGCGATGATATGATCAAGAGCGCAGTCGCCCGGCGGCCGGATGTGCTGGCCGCCTATGCTGCGGCCCGCTCTGCCCGCAACCGGATTACGGCGGCGCGGGATGCGTTCCGGCCCAGTATCTTCATGACCGGGAACGTGTCTTACATGAGTGGCGGCCTCAACCTGACATCCGTGCCAGGGGCTGGCAATGATTCCACAAGCACGCTCAATATGTCGGGCAACCGTTTCAGCACCCTTATCCTGGGTGGCATTACGGTACCGATTTTTGATGGTGGTTTGCGTGCGGCCCTTCTCAAACGGGCGCAGGACCAGTCAGACAGTGCGGATGCAACATTGCGGCAGGCTGTAAATGACTCCATCCAGCAGATTGTCACGGCGCAGAGTGCCCTGCACACAAGCCTGAGCGCCTATAGTGCGGCCCAGACCCTGCACACAGCCGCCCAGACCAGTTTTGATGCTGCATTAACATCTTACCGTAGCGGTGTGGGGTCGGTGACGCAGACGGAAATTGCCTGCAACGGCCTGCTGGATGCCCAGATCAATCAGGCTGATGCCTATTATGCCAGCCTGATAGCGGCAGCCAGTCTTGCGTTTGCAACGGGTGCGATCGATCAGGGCAATGCCAGCCATGCCCCTGCGCTGACCCCGCCGGTCTGA
- a CDS encoding FUSC family protein, with translation MAQPVTDLNPPALTAAKLWQLVCDPAPGRLAYAMRMAAGCTVTVLVGEIWQIPDLAVPALVTMALWQKDRMSNVLVAVAVNILVLPLLAMIFGGICLTLETPVAFVSLIALLSMGFFFLSSASKLKPVAYMLGLIVVFGLVVVEQVPIGELITRALLYTDLFVSVPGAVMIVLGLLICPSPKRVLTDDIAACLRVSAVLLRGPSARDHAHATFMLREGLSDAGKLVRLAGMEKIWDPHDLACLKQAANSAVAVLALAEAEITRAGPPAPCPIELIDALESMANVFATGAYPKHVDQPATPPDQPAFQAIARVLVNFTQLGEPTAEQPAKPKKKDGFFAADAFTNPEHVRFALKGTAAVMVSYVFFLFINWPGIHTCVITCFIIALPTMGEMIAKLRLRIVGALIGGSIGILSIIFLLPHLEGITGFLGFVFVVSLFAAWIRVADERIAYAGFQIGLAFYLSDLKGYGPTSDMATARDRVVGILVGIFITYGIFSSFWPSSAYGAVATRLKTVLESLGRLRAATTPQEQVACMASLQEAVSKGEQQVEYAKAESQNMRDRMAQLELFEGAFVDAGRLGTEILDGTQPALVKRIATLEALAS, from the coding sequence ATGGCGCAGCCTGTCACTGACCTTAACCCCCCGGCACTGACAGCCGCCAAATTATGGCAGTTGGTGTGTGACCCGGCACCGGGTCGGCTGGCCTATGCCATGCGTATGGCGGCTGGCTGTACAGTAACCGTGCTGGTGGGCGAGATCTGGCAAATTCCTGACCTGGCCGTGCCCGCGCTGGTGACTATGGCGCTGTGGCAGAAAGACAGGATGAGCAACGTGCTGGTGGCCGTTGCGGTCAACATCCTTGTCCTGCCTCTGTTGGCTATGATTTTTGGCGGCATCTGCCTGACATTGGAGACGCCTGTTGCGTTTGTGTCGCTGATTGCCCTGCTGTCGATGGGTTTTTTTTTCCTCTCGTCTGCCAGCAAGCTCAAGCCTGTGGCTTATATGCTGGGGCTTATTGTGGTGTTCGGCCTGGTTGTGGTCGAGCAGGTACCTATTGGTGAACTTATAACCAGAGCGTTGCTGTACACGGACCTGTTCGTGTCGGTGCCCGGCGCGGTTATGATTGTTCTGGGGCTGCTGATCTGCCCCTCTCCCAAACGGGTGCTGACGGATGATATTGCAGCCTGCCTGCGTGTCAGTGCCGTGCTGTTGCGTGGCCCCAGTGCGCGTGACCATGCCCATGCCACCTTCATGCTGCGGGAAGGTCTGTCAGATGCAGGCAAGCTTGTGCGTCTGGCGGGTATGGAAAAAATATGGGACCCGCATGATCTGGCCTGTCTGAAACAGGCCGCCAATTCTGCGGTGGCTGTTCTGGCCTTGGCTGAAGCTGAAATTACGCGGGCAGGTCCACCCGCCCCGTGTCCGATAGAGTTGATTGACGCTCTGGAAAGCATGGCGAATGTTTTTGCCACAGGGGCTTACCCCAAGCATGTTGACCAGCCAGCAACACCGCCAGACCAACCGGCTTTTCAGGCCATTGCCCGCGTGCTTGTCAATTTCACCCAGCTTGGGGAACCTACAGCGGAGCAGCCTGCCAAACCCAAAAAGAAAGACGGCTTTTTTGCTGCCGATGCCTTTACTAACCCGGAGCATGTGCGCTTTGCCCTAAAGGGCACGGCGGCGGTTATGGTCAGTTATGTTTTCTTCCTGTTCATCAACTGGCCCGGCATCCATACCTGTGTCATCACCTGCTTTATCATAGCCCTGCCGACCATGGGCGAAATGATCGCCAAGCTGCGGCTGCGTATTGTGGGCGCGCTGATTGGCGGCAGCATTGGTATTTTGTCGATTATTTTCCTTCTGCCGCATCTGGAGGGGATTACCGGCTTTCTGGGTTTTGTGTTTGTGGTGTCGCTGTTTGCTGCCTGGATCCGGGTTGCGGATGAAAGAATTGCCTATGCCGGCTTCCAGATCGGGCTGGCCTTTTATCTGAGCGACCTGAAAGGCTACGGCCCGACAAGCGACATGGCGACAGCGCGCGACCGTGTTGTGGGCATTCTGGTCGGTATTTTTATTACCTATGGTATTTTCAGCAGTTTCTGGCCCTCCAGCGCGTATGGCGCTGTGGCAACACGGCTGAAAACAGTGCTGGAAAGCCTGGGCCGGTTGCGGGCCGCTACCACACCGCAGGAGCAGGTGGCCTGCATGGCGTCCTTGCAGGAGGCTGTTTCCAAGGGGGAGCAGCAGGTGGAATATGCCAAGGCGGAATCTCAGAACATGCGCGATCGTATGGCGCAGCTGGAGCTTTTTGAAGGGGCTTTTGTGGATGCCGGACGCCTGGGGACAGAAATTCTCGATGGCACACAGCCTGCGTTGGTAAAGCGGATTGCTACTCTGGAGGCCTTGGCATCATGA
- the mdtN gene encoding multidrug transporter subunit MdtN, with the protein MTVNKRLGVLIAVLCIGLATVTVLYVMHRDNAYPTSDSASLDAELVHVAAVVGGRIVDLRVQENQHVHKGEILYRLDPEPYDLAVRQAEANEAMLAAQLDTQRRLLAAREAQAAIARDQVTRAQSNRDLTNRTVKRLSPLAGQSYIPWQQYDQARVAQNDAGISLSQAQQQSTAAELAVGDLDGPKAALAASQAALALARYQREQTVVVAPADGFVTSLRVQRGEVLAPSQVLFTLILDDAWYAIANLREINLSVVHKGDCATVYSMIERDVPIKGHVASIGWGVMSGDSAGIARTLPFVPREMDWVHVAQRFPVRVHLDAPPQQLMRMGATATVEIRHGAACH; encoded by the coding sequence ATGACCGTCAATAAGCGTCTTGGTGTTCTGATTGCTGTCCTGTGTATCGGCCTGGCGACAGTGACCGTTCTCTATGTCATGCATCGGGACAACGCCTATCCCACAAGCGACAGCGCCTCGCTCGATGCGGAGCTGGTGCATGTGGCGGCTGTTGTCGGCGGCCGTATTGTTGACCTGCGTGTGCAGGAAAACCAGCATGTGCATAAGGGTGAGATCCTGTACCGTCTGGACCCCGAACCTTACGATCTGGCTGTCCGTCAGGCGGAAGCGAACGAGGCCATGCTGGCCGCACAGCTTGATACCCAACGCCGCCTGCTTGCCGCGCGGGAGGCCCAGGCTGCTATCGCGCGGGATCAGGTGACACGGGCGCAAAGCAACCGGGACCTGACCAACCGCACGGTCAAGCGCCTTAGCCCACTGGCCGGGCAGTCCTATATCCCGTGGCAGCAGTATGATCAGGCGCGGGTTGCCCAGAATGATGCCGGGATTTCCCTGTCGCAGGCGCAACAGCAGTCCACGGCGGCAGAATTGGCCGTTGGTGATCTGGATGGCCCCAAGGCCGCCCTTGCCGCAAGTCAGGCAGCACTGGCTCTGGCCCGCTATCAGCGCGAGCAGACTGTTGTTGTTGCACCGGCGGATGGTTTTGTAACCAGTCTGCGCGTGCAGCGGGGGGAAGTGCTGGCGCCCTCCCAGGTGCTGTTTACCCTGATTTTGGATGACGCATGGTACGCCATTGCAAACCTGCGCGAAATCAATCTGTCCGTGGTCCATAAGGGCGACTGCGCGACTGTTTATTCCATGATCGAGCGCGATGTTCCCATCAAGGGGCATGTGGCCAGCATAGGCTGGGGTGTCATGTCGGGTGATTCCGCAGGCATTGCCCGCACATTGCCCTTCGTCCCCCGGGAAATGGACTGGGTGCATGTGGCACAGCGCTTTCCCGTACGGGTCCATCTTGATGCCCCGCCCCAGCAGCTCATGCGTATGGGGGCCACAGCAACGGTTGAGATCCGGCATGGCGCAGCCTGTCACTGA
- a CDS encoding YtcA family lipoprotein, giving the protein MLVRGFQNFAGKTVIGAGGRCAILPAFLLLGGCVSREAPSFPLCGAYFPAWMFCSLFGIGVALGLRALFLYIGLDAILSFRLFTYVALGLIAGLVLWLLVFGP; this is encoded by the coding sequence ATGCTTGTGCGCGGTTTTCAGAATTTTGCTGGCAAAACGGTTATTGGGGCAGGCGGGCGTTGTGCCATATTGCCTGCCTTTTTGCTGCTTGGCGGGTGCGTCTCGCGCGAGGCACCCAGCTTTCCGCTCTGTGGGGCGTATTTCCCGGCCTGGATGTTTTGCTCACTCTTTGGCATCGGTGTTGCCTTGGGCCTGCGCGCGCTTTTCCTTTACATCGGTCTGGACGCCATTCTCAGCTTCCGGCTGTTTACCTATGTGGCTTTGGGGCTTATCGCCGGTCTTGTCCTGTGGTTGCTGGTTTTTGGGCCTTGA